CGGCAGCGCGGTCAGGTGGGGGACGAGGAAGAGGCTGCCGAGCACGGAGATCGGGTAGATCGCCAGGGTCGCGCTGATCGCCATCTTCCAGCGGGGCGGCGCGGGGCGGGTCGAGCCCGGCTTGGCGAACCAGGTCTCCATGCCGGTGAGCTTGCGGCGGGCGATCTCGGTGTGGTGGTGTCCCTGGCAGTCGGCGAACCAGGCGGCCCGCTCGGGCGACTCCTGCCAGATCCGGCAGGCCTCCGCGTCCCGGAAGCGGTGGACGAGGAACCAGGGGGCGTCGCCGCCGGAGGAGCGGAAGAGCCCGTATCCGAGGTGGCCGGGGAAGGTGGCCGCCGTGTCGAGGATGCCCTTCGCCCATACCTCGAAGGCGGCTTCGTGGCCGGGCTCCACCCGGCGGGCTATCAGGAGCGTCACCTCGCCCGCGTCGGCGGGGACGGTGGCGTGCTCAAAGCTGACCGCGGTCACACATACTCCTCGTGATCACGCCGCGCCGGCCCCCACTGTACGCGCCGCCCGCCGGGAGGCGGCCGCCGGAGCCCCGGCGGCCGCTGCCGGGGGCCTCGGCCGGCGCCCCTAGCGCCCCAGCTGGGCGTCGAGCCAGGACAGCACCTCGGGGGTCACCGGGTCGGTGATGTCGGCGAACTCGTCGTGCTTCTTCAGGAACTTGGCCACGTACGGGCA
This sequence is a window from Streptomyces sp. HUAS YS2. Protein-coding genes within it:
- a CDS encoding antibiotic biosynthesis monooxygenase; the encoded protein is MTAVSFEHATVPADAGEVTLLIARRVEPGHEAAFEVWAKGILDTAATFPGHLGYGLFRSSGGDAPWFLVHRFRDAEACRIWQESPERAAWFADCQGHHHTEIARRKLTGMETWFAKPGSTRPAPPRWKMAISATLAIYPISVLGSLFLVPHLTALPLLLSSAVVAGVFNVLMTYVAMPAVSRLLRDWLTP